The following are from one region of the Cyanobium gracile PCC 6307 genome:
- a CDS encoding GGDEF domain-containing protein, whose product MNTADLIFLLLRAATAMLCGVAAREAWERARLPGQPRQRRWRARCGAAVLLALGVFALEDGVGEALGRPGEPLRWRSWVWVILDLSIPAQVLAVLSTLRQRDRLEAELAAAVRSDPLTRLPNRTGFAEAATVALASAARDGRPVAAAMLDIDFFKAINDGWGHGAGDVVLRDVAAAMRAVLRPGDVLARVGGEEFALLLPGVDAMGAGPLLERLRAAAAAVPHPGAPGQRVTLSAGVAIVEGTGLAALETGLRNADGALYAAKAAGRNRVMVAG is encoded by the coding sequence GTGAACACTGCCGATCTCATCTTCCTGCTGCTGCGGGCCGCCACGGCGATGCTGTGCGGGGTGGCCGCGCGGGAGGCCTGGGAGCGCGCCCGCCTGCCGGGGCAGCCGCGGCAGCGGCGCTGGCGAGCCCGGTGCGGCGCGGCCGTGCTGCTGGCCCTGGGGGTGTTCGCCCTCGAGGACGGGGTGGGCGAGGCCCTGGGCCGGCCGGGCGAGCCGCTGCGCTGGCGCAGCTGGGTGTGGGTGATCCTCGATCTCTCCATCCCCGCCCAGGTGCTGGCGGTGCTGAGCACCCTGCGTCAGCGCGACCGCCTGGAGGCCGAGCTGGCCGCTGCGGTGCGGAGCGATCCACTGACTCGCCTGCCCAACCGGACGGGCTTTGCCGAGGCGGCCACGGTGGCGCTGGCCTCCGCCGCCCGCGATGGCCGGCCGGTGGCGGCGGCCATGCTCGACATCGACTTCTTCAAGGCCATCAACGACGGCTGGGGCCATGGCGCCGGCGACGTGGTGCTCCGCGACGTGGCCGCCGCCATGCGGGCCGTGCTGCGCCCGGGCGATGTGCTGGCCCGCGTCGGCGGCGAGGAGTTCGCCCTGCTGCTGCCCGGTGTCGATGCGATGGGGGCCGGGCCCCTGCTGGAGCGGCTGCGGGCGGCCGCTGCGGCTGTGCCCCACCCAGGGGCGCCGGGGCAGCGCGTCACCCTCTCGGCCGGCGTGGCCATCGTGGAGGGCACGGGCCTGGCGGCCCTGGAGACTGGCCTGCGCAACGCCGACGGCGCCCTCTACGCCGCCAAGGCCGCCGGGCGGAACCGGGTGATGGTGGCGGGCTGA